A genomic segment from Luteolibacter ambystomatis encodes:
- a CDS encoding EcsC family protein encodes MEPPAHKPDEAPGNRIAEAILHFLGKVPETELTESRTPAQCARTIANGAAVKAATAAGAFALPPGPLGWLTILPELATVWKIQGQMVADIAGAYGKQTALSREQMIYCLFRHAAAQAVRDLVVRVGERYLVRKVSTRVLESIAKKVGLKVTQHAVGKGVARWMPVIGALGVGAYAYYDTAQVAKTAIELFESEIELEGEKPKGPPPLPKETITLPDHGS; translated from the coding sequence ATGGAACCACCCGCCCACAAGCCCGATGAAGCTCCCGGCAATCGCATCGCCGAGGCCATCCTCCACTTCCTTGGCAAGGTCCCCGAAACCGAGCTGACGGAAAGCCGCACGCCTGCCCAATGCGCACGGACCATCGCGAATGGCGCGGCCGTGAAAGCGGCGACCGCGGCCGGTGCCTTCGCCCTGCCACCGGGGCCACTCGGCTGGCTGACCATTCTCCCGGAGCTGGCCACCGTATGGAAGATCCAGGGCCAGATGGTGGCCGACATAGCAGGAGCCTATGGCAAGCAGACCGCGCTTTCCCGCGAGCAGATGATCTATTGCCTGTTCCGCCATGCCGCCGCGCAGGCCGTGCGGGATCTGGTGGTGCGCGTGGGCGAGCGCTATCTGGTGCGGAAGGTTTCCACACGGGTGCTGGAGAGTATCGCGAAGAAAGTCGGCCTCAAGGTGACCCAGCATGCCGTGGGCAAAGGAGTCGCACGCTGGATGCCGGTGATCGGGGCGCTCGGCGTGGGTGCCTACGCCTACTACGACACCGCGCAGGTCGCGAAGACCGCCATCGAACTGTTCGAAAGCGAGATCGAACTGGAGGGAGAGAAACCGAAAGGCCCTCCGCCATTGCCCAAGGAAACCATCACGCTCCCCGACCACGGATCTTGA
- the groL gene encoding chaperonin GroEL (60 kDa chaperone family; promotes refolding of misfolded polypeptides especially under stressful conditions; forms two stacked rings of heptamers to form a barrel-shaped 14mer; ends can be capped by GroES; misfolded proteins enter the barrel where they are refolded when GroES binds): MAKQLQFDEAARQALLRGVEKLAKAVKATLGPAGRNVILDKKFGSPTITKDGVSVAKEIELEDPYENMGAQLIREVSSKTSDIAGDGTTTATVLAEAIYKEGLRNVTAGANPISLQRGIQKATEAIVAQLKNISKTVSDTKEIAQVATVSANWDAEIGNIIAEAMDKVGKDGTITVEEAKGIETTLDVVEGMQFDKGYLSPYFVTDAESMEAVLDSPYILINEKKISSLKDFLPLLEKVAKTGRPFLIIAEDVEGEALAALVVNKLRGILNVAAVKAPGFGDRRKAMLEDIAVLTGGKVITDDLGIKLESVEISDLGSAKRITISKENTVIVEGAGTSDGITGRVNQIRRQIEETTSDYDREKLQERLAKLAGGVAVINVGAATETEMKEKKARVEDALHATRAAVEEGIVPGGGTALIRAQAAVGNLGLKGDEATGAEIIARAVEAPLRQLAANAGREGALIVSRVKGGAEGYNVATDTYEDLIASGVVDPTKVTRSALQNAASIAGLLLTTEALITEKPEKKEAAAGGHGHDHGMGDF, translated from the coding sequence ATGGCTAAACAACTCCAATTCGACGAAGCCGCCCGCCAAGCTCTCCTGCGCGGCGTTGAGAAACTCGCCAAGGCCGTGAAGGCCACCCTCGGACCGGCCGGCCGCAATGTCATCCTCGACAAGAAGTTCGGCTCCCCGACCATCACCAAGGACGGCGTTTCCGTCGCCAAGGAAATCGAGCTCGAGGACCCGTATGAAAACATGGGTGCCCAGCTCATCCGCGAAGTCTCCTCGAAGACCTCCGACATCGCCGGTGACGGCACCACCACCGCGACCGTGCTCGCCGAAGCCATCTACAAGGAAGGCCTCCGCAACGTGACCGCCGGTGCCAACCCGATCTCCCTCCAGCGCGGCATCCAGAAGGCCACCGAGGCCATCGTCGCCCAGCTCAAGAACATCTCGAAGACCGTTTCCGACACCAAGGAGATCGCCCAGGTCGCCACCGTGTCCGCCAACTGGGACGCCGAGATCGGCAACATCATCGCCGAGGCGATGGACAAGGTCGGCAAGGACGGCACCATCACCGTGGAAGAAGCCAAGGGCATCGAAACCACGCTCGACGTGGTGGAAGGCATGCAGTTCGACAAGGGCTACCTGTCCCCGTACTTCGTGACGGACGCGGAGAGCATGGAAGCCGTGCTCGACAGCCCGTACATCCTCATCAACGAGAAGAAGATCTCCTCGCTGAAGGATTTCCTCCCGCTGCTTGAGAAGGTCGCCAAGACCGGCCGCCCGTTCCTCATCATCGCGGAAGACGTCGAGGGCGAAGCCCTTGCCGCCCTCGTGGTGAACAAGCTCCGCGGCATCCTCAACGTCGCCGCCGTGAAGGCTCCGGGCTTCGGTGACCGTCGCAAGGCCATGCTCGAAGACATCGCCGTCCTCACCGGTGGCAAGGTCATCACCGACGACCTCGGCATCAAGCTCGAGTCCGTCGAGATCTCCGACCTCGGCTCCGCCAAGCGCATCACCATCTCCAAGGAGAACACCGTGATCGTGGAAGGTGCCGGCACCAGCGACGGCATCACCGGCCGCGTGAACCAGATCCGCCGCCAGATCGAGGAAACCACCAGCGACTACGACCGCGAGAAGCTCCAGGAGCGCCTCGCCAAGCTCGCCGGCGGTGTGGCCGTCATCAACGTCGGTGCCGCCACCGAAACCGAAATGAAGGAGAAGAAGGCCCGCGTCGAAGACGCCCTCCACGCCACCCGTGCGGCGGTCGAGGAAGGCATCGTCCCGGGCGGTGGCACCGCGCTCATCCGCGCCCAGGCCGCCGTCGGCAACCTCGGCCTGAAGGGTGACGAAGCCACCGGTGCCGAGATCATCGCCCGTGCGGTGGAAGCTCCGCTCCGCCAGCTCGCCGCCAACGCCGGCCGCGAAGGCGCCCTCATCGTCTCCCGCGTCAAGGGCGGTGCCGAAGGCTACAACGTCGCCACCGACACCTACGAAGACCTCATCGCCTCCGGCGTGGTCGATCCGACCAAGGTGACCCGTTCCGCGCTGCAGAACGCCGCCTCCATCGCCGGCCTGCTCCTGACCACCGAGGCTCTCATCACCGAGAAGCCGGAGAAGAAGGAAGCCGCCGCCGGTGGCCACGGCCACGACCACGGCATGGGCGACTTCTAA
- the rnr gene encoding ribonuclease R yields MAEESMRTQVLEWMRSPKYRPMTRSELARKLEIPSAARSELREVLRALVHEGQIVEGKKSSYELRGKKGDQLTGTLRFHPKGHAFFYPNAADEQNLATGIDLKKHSRIYVPRRDASTALDGDKVRISVRMPSPKRESRHQKGDRHLAEAPEDDAKGHVEQILERRSGRLVGVFRQKGKHSWVECSDTSLDGPVELHGDTTAQPGQTVVVELEQWDKRDQAPRGRILEVLGWPGDPGVDIIAVIHRHGLRTSFPEAVIDETRNTEETPAPAEIARRSDWRDRLVITIDPADAKDHDDAIWLEKTDKGWTLAVHIADVSHYVKPGTALDKEATERGNSTYLVDRVLPMLPPELSNGICSLKPDVDRLTKCALMEISPKGEIKKARFLDAVIHSRAKLSYEQAQAILDGKSAPEGSEAGLEDLVKEAWKMASTLRRRRFANGALDLEMPEIRIKLDDKGRACGVIPVEHTASHQLIEECMLAANEAVARVLKVNQKPAVHRIHEDPDFSKLFEFGETAKLHGYKPGDLSNREHIQKLLDDSKGSPEEHAIKLGLLKSLKRAAYSPDAIGHYGLAKADYCHFTSPIRRYADLIVHRALQPFLDNAPKNPDRTPSQGDLREISRHISDTERVSADAESETKQLKMMEFLGRVADLEDPIVFDGLVTDVRPMGLLVEIPDLGIRGAVKREDLPGGRWRFEGHRGAWTNWEGQSIVLGMRIPLEVTGVDRVRRFVDFRIAVGTENAAGTHGSFNQPDMPVTKKKTPPKDSRPPKPTKPSKKSHKKEFEGDAAKPDGWKPFSKAKSGGKKKHGQKKKRK; encoded by the coding sequence ATGGCAGAGGAATCGATGCGGACGCAGGTCCTGGAGTGGATGCGTTCGCCGAAATACCGCCCGATGACGCGGTCGGAGTTGGCGAGAAAGCTGGAGATCCCATCGGCCGCCCGGAGCGAGTTGCGGGAGGTGCTTCGCGCGCTGGTCCATGAGGGACAGATCGTGGAAGGCAAGAAGTCCAGCTACGAACTGCGCGGCAAGAAAGGTGACCAGCTTACCGGAACCCTCCGTTTCCATCCGAAGGGCCACGCGTTTTTCTACCCGAACGCCGCGGACGAACAGAACCTCGCCACCGGCATCGATCTCAAAAAACACTCCCGCATCTACGTCCCGCGACGCGATGCCAGCACCGCGCTGGATGGCGACAAGGTGCGGATTTCCGTGCGGATGCCTTCGCCGAAGCGCGAGAGCAGGCACCAGAAAGGCGACCGCCACCTCGCCGAAGCCCCCGAGGATGATGCCAAGGGCCATGTCGAGCAGATCCTGGAGCGCCGCTCGGGCCGACTCGTCGGCGTCTTCCGGCAAAAGGGCAAGCACTCGTGGGTCGAATGCTCGGACACCTCGTTGGACGGCCCGGTGGAACTCCACGGCGATACCACCGCGCAGCCCGGGCAGACGGTCGTGGTGGAACTCGAACAATGGGACAAGCGCGATCAAGCTCCACGCGGACGCATTCTGGAGGTGCTGGGCTGGCCGGGTGATCCCGGTGTGGACATCATCGCGGTGATCCATCGCCACGGTCTGCGCACCTCATTCCCGGAAGCGGTGATCGATGAAACCCGCAACACCGAGGAAACACCCGCGCCAGCGGAAATCGCGCGCCGTTCCGATTGGCGGGACAGGCTGGTCATCACCATCGACCCTGCGGACGCGAAGGATCATGACGACGCGATCTGGTTGGAGAAGACCGACAAGGGCTGGACGCTCGCCGTCCACATCGCGGACGTCTCCCACTATGTGAAGCCTGGCACCGCGCTCGACAAGGAAGCCACCGAGCGCGGCAACTCCACCTATCTCGTCGACCGGGTGCTGCCGATGCTGCCGCCGGAACTCAGCAACGGCATCTGCTCGCTGAAGCCGGATGTCGACCGCCTCACCAAATGCGCGCTGATGGAAATCAGCCCGAAGGGTGAGATCAAGAAGGCGCGCTTCCTGGATGCGGTCATCCACAGCCGCGCGAAACTTTCCTACGAACAGGCCCAGGCGATTCTCGATGGCAAGTCCGCGCCGGAAGGCTCCGAAGCTGGGCTGGAGGATCTGGTGAAGGAGGCCTGGAAGATGGCTTCCACGCTGCGCCGCCGCCGCTTTGCCAATGGCGCTCTGGACCTGGAGATGCCGGAGATCCGCATCAAGCTGGATGACAAGGGCCGTGCCTGCGGAGTCATTCCAGTGGAACACACCGCCAGCCACCAGCTCATCGAGGAATGCATGCTCGCGGCGAATGAAGCTGTCGCGCGCGTGCTGAAGGTGAACCAGAAGCCCGCCGTCCACCGCATTCACGAGGACCCGGATTTCTCGAAGCTCTTCGAATTCGGCGAGACCGCGAAGCTCCACGGCTACAAGCCCGGCGATCTCAGCAACCGCGAGCACATCCAGAAACTGCTGGATGATTCCAAGGGTTCGCCCGAGGAGCACGCGATCAAGCTGGGCCTCCTGAAAAGCTTGAAACGCGCGGCCTATTCGCCGGACGCCATCGGCCACTACGGTCTGGCGAAGGCGGACTACTGCCACTTCACCAGTCCGATCCGCCGCTATGCGGACCTGATCGTCCACCGCGCGCTCCAGCCGTTCCTGGACAACGCGCCGAAGAATCCCGACCGCACGCCCTCCCAAGGCGACCTCCGCGAAATCTCCCGCCATATCTCGGACACCGAACGCGTGTCCGCGGATGCCGAGAGCGAGACGAAGCAGCTCAAGATGATGGAATTCCTCGGCCGTGTCGCGGACTTGGAAGATCCGATCGTTTTCGATGGCCTGGTGACGGACGTGCGCCCGATGGGGCTGCTTGTGGAAATCCCCGACCTCGGCATCCGCGGCGCGGTGAAGCGCGAGGATCTGCCGGGCGGACGCTGGCGCTTCGAGGGCCACCGCGGCGCGTGGACGAACTGGGAAGGCCAGTCGATCGTGCTCGGGATGCGCATTCCGCTGGAAGTCACCGGCGTGGACCGGGTCCGGCGTTTCGTGGACTTCCGCATTGCGGTGGGCACTGAGAATGCCGCGGGCACCCATGGATCGTTCAATCAACCGGACATGCCGGTGACGAAGAAGAAGACTCCGCCCAAGGACTCCCGTCCGCCGAAACCAACCAAGCCTTCAAAGAAATCCCACAAAAAGGAGTTCGAAGGAGATGCCGCCAAGCCGGACGGTTGGAAACCTTTCTCCAAGGCCAAGAGCGGTGGAAAGAAAAAGCACGGCCAGAAAAAGAAGCGGAAGTAA
- a CDS encoding ketosteroid isomerase-related protein, with translation MSQAAALDLLSRYYAAFNSGDRETFFSLLADDVVHDLNQGGSETGVEVFRAFMTRMDRCYRERLEDLVIFANEDGSRAAAEFTVHGTYLATDEGLPEAAGQTYVLPAGAFFTLREGKVARVTMYYNLQEWLRQVGAA, from the coding sequence ATGTCGCAAGCCGCTGCCCTCGATCTGCTTTCCCGCTACTACGCCGCCTTCAATTCCGGGGACCGTGAGACGTTCTTCTCGCTGCTCGCGGACGATGTGGTGCATGACTTGAACCAAGGCGGCAGCGAGACCGGCGTCGAAGTCTTCCGCGCGTTCATGACGCGCATGGACCGCTGCTATCGCGAGCGACTGGAGGATCTGGTGATCTTCGCCAATGAAGACGGCAGCCGCGCTGCGGCGGAATTCACGGTTCATGGCACCTACCTCGCCACCGACGAAGGCCTGCCAGAGGCGGCTGGACAAACCTACGTGCTGCCCGCCGGGGCCTTCTTCACCCTCCGCGAGGGCAAGGTCGCGCGAGTGACGATGTACTACAACCTGCAGGAATGGCTGCGGCAAGTGGGCGCGGCGTAA
- a CDS encoding type II secretion system protein has product MKTHSSRRPSGFTLVELLVVIAIIVVLAAAGFGAAMTAMKKAKAVKTKTVATSIEQAINQFYNEYNKLPDPSGTLSADSDPPLDTSTGEGVKLLTILLGKETGTGADVQNTKRMVFLNVPEGKGNKDGLIYEGDEIKGLYDPFGSGYQVVLDGDYNEEIKPPENTSASGSTSASNVLRGRHCIVYSLGSDKKGKAEAIKTF; this is encoded by the coding sequence ATGAAAACCCACTCGTCCCGCCGCCCTAGCGGCTTTACGCTTGTCGAACTTCTGGTGGTCATCGCGATCATCGTCGTGCTCGCCGCCGCCGGCTTTGGAGCCGCCATGACCGCCATGAAAAAGGCGAAGGCCGTGAAGACCAAGACCGTCGCCACGTCCATCGAGCAGGCCATCAATCAATTCTACAACGAATACAACAAGCTTCCCGACCCCTCCGGCACTCTCAGCGCGGACAGCGATCCGCCGCTTGATACCAGCACCGGCGAGGGCGTGAAGCTTCTCACCATCCTCTTGGGCAAGGAAACCGGAACCGGCGCCGACGTCCAGAATACGAAGCGGATGGTCTTCCTGAACGTGCCGGAAGGAAAGGGCAACAAGGACGGCCTCATCTACGAAGGTGACGAGATCAAAGGTCTCTACGATCCCTTCGGCAGCGGCTACCAGGTGGTGCTCGATGGCGACTACAACGAGGAAATCAAGCCCCCGGAAAACACCTCCGCCAGCGGCAGCACGAGCGCCAGCAATGTTCTGCGCGGCCGCCACTGCATCGTTTACTCGCTCGGCTCCGACAAGAAGGGCAAGGCCGAGGCGATCAAGACGTTCTAA
- a CDS encoding GH39 family glycosyl hydrolase yields the protein MPSPSRAFRTLAALAFATALCQAQQPESFPAHIRVDASKTQGTLRPIWRYFGADEPNYAYMKDGQKLIGELGEMAPKQVFFRAHNLLTTGDGTPALKWGSTNAYTEDANGNPIYDWTITDRIFDTYLQRGVRPYVQLGFMPQALSIKPEPYRHHWTPQAKYDTIYLGWTYPPKDYGKWEELCYQWAKHCVEKYGKAEVETWWWELWNEPNIGYWRGTQEEFYKLYDHSVAGVRRAIPNAKIGGPETAGGSGGGTLEKFLKHCREGTNALTGSKGTPLDLISFHAKGQPKFVNGHVQMGISHQLRDIDGAFSVIAKFPEYKNTPIVIGESDPEGCAACQGPQNGYRNGTMYSSYTAASFARKHDLAAKHGVNLEGALTWAFEFEDQPYFAGFRVLASNGIDHPVLNVFRMFSKMSGQRLTVESDAAIALEDMMKSGVRAKPDVSALASLDQHKLAVLVWHYHDDDVSGPDAAVDLAIPGLPSGIARVQVSHYRIDETHSNAYTLWKALGSPQQPTKDQYASLEQAGKLAKLDTPATVAVKNGQAELHFALPRQAVSLLVLEWK from the coding sequence ATGCCATCCCCTTCCCGCGCCTTCCGCACCTTGGCCGCGCTGGCGTTCGCCACCGCCCTTTGCCAGGCCCAGCAACCCGAGTCCTTTCCCGCCCACATCCGTGTGGATGCATCGAAGACCCAGGGCACCCTGCGTCCGATCTGGCGCTACTTCGGCGCGGACGAGCCGAACTACGCCTATATGAAGGACGGCCAGAAGCTGATCGGGGAACTCGGTGAAATGGCACCGAAGCAGGTTTTCTTCCGCGCGCACAATCTGCTCACCACCGGCGATGGCACCCCGGCCCTGAAGTGGGGCAGCACCAATGCCTACACGGAAGATGCCAATGGCAATCCCATCTACGATTGGACCATCACCGACCGCATCTTCGATACCTATCTCCAGCGCGGCGTGCGTCCGTATGTGCAGCTCGGCTTCATGCCACAGGCCCTGTCGATCAAGCCGGAGCCCTACCGCCACCATTGGACGCCGCAGGCGAAGTACGACACCATCTACCTCGGCTGGACCTATCCGCCGAAGGACTACGGCAAGTGGGAGGAACTCTGCTACCAGTGGGCGAAGCACTGCGTGGAAAAGTATGGCAAGGCCGAGGTCGAGACGTGGTGGTGGGAGCTGTGGAACGAGCCGAACATCGGCTACTGGCGTGGCACGCAGGAGGAGTTCTACAAGCTCTACGACCACTCCGTGGCGGGCGTGCGGCGCGCGATTCCGAATGCGAAGATCGGCGGACCGGAAACTGCGGGCGGCTCCGGCGGCGGCACTTTGGAAAAGTTCCTCAAGCACTGCCGTGAAGGCACCAATGCCCTCACCGGCAGCAAGGGCACGCCGCTCGATCTGATTTCCTTCCATGCGAAAGGACAGCCGAAGTTCGTGAACGGCCACGTGCAAATGGGCATCTCCCACCAGCTCCGCGACATCGACGGAGCCTTCTCCGTGATCGCAAAATTCCCGGAGTACAAGAACACGCCCATCGTCATCGGCGAGTCGGACCCGGAAGGCTGCGCCGCCTGCCAGGGGCCGCAGAACGGCTACCGCAATGGCACGATGTATTCCAGCTACACCGCCGCCAGCTTCGCTCGGAAACACGACCTCGCCGCGAAACATGGCGTGAATCTGGAAGGCGCGCTCACCTGGGCCTTCGAGTTCGAGGACCAACCGTATTTCGCCGGTTTCCGCGTGCTTGCCAGCAATGGCATCGACCATCCGGTGCTGAATGTCTTCCGCATGTTCAGCAAGATGTCCGGCCAGCGGCTGACGGTCGAAAGCGATGCCGCCATCGCTCTGGAGGACATGATGAAGAGCGGCGTCCGCGCGAAACCCGATGTCTCCGCCCTCGCCAGCCTCGACCAACACAAGCTGGCCGTGCTGGTCTGGCACTATCATGACGATGACGTCTCCGGTCCGGACGCAGCGGTGGATCTCGCCATTCCCGGCCTCCCTTCCGGCATCGCACGGGTGCAGGTCAGCCACTACCGCATCGATGAAACCCACAGCAATGCCTACACGCTGTGGAAGGCGCTTGGCTCTCCCCAACAGCCGACCAAGGATCAATATGCCTCACTGGAGCAGGCCGGAAAACTCGCCAAGCTGGATACCCCGGCCACGGTGGCGGTGAAGAACGGTCAGGCGGAACTCCATTTCGCGCTGCCCCGCCAAGCGGTTTCGCTGCTGGTGCTGGAGTGGAAATAA
- a CDS encoding response regulator, whose product MTTAARQRKSTVAIVEDNAPLGASLRQIVDSTEDLQCVGVWGTGEDALKKIDAFRPDVVLMDINLPGISGIEATARVRQALPAIQIIMVTVYADHDMIFAALKAGAAGYLLKRSSPSEVRDAIREVLSGGAPMSPEIARRVVETFRQPAAEDTADSDLSSRETAILEKLCEGLANKEIADRLGIAANTVRVHLRNIYEKLHVRSRTEAAMKYLKIRGRGA is encoded by the coding sequence ATGACCACTGCCGCCCGCCAACGCAAATCGACCGTCGCCATCGTAGAGGACAACGCGCCTCTTGGCGCGAGCCTGCGGCAGATCGTGGACTCCACCGAAGACCTCCAGTGCGTCGGCGTCTGGGGCACGGGTGAGGACGCGCTCAAGAAGATCGATGCCTTCCGTCCGGACGTCGTCCTCATGGATATCAATCTTCCCGGCATTTCGGGCATCGAGGCGACGGCGCGGGTGAGGCAGGCCTTGCCCGCCATCCAGATCATCATGGTCACCGTGTATGCGGACCACGACATGATCTTCGCCGCGCTCAAAGCCGGGGCGGCCGGGTATCTGCTCAAGCGTTCGTCGCCGTCGGAAGTGCGGGACGCCATCCGCGAGGTACTCAGCGGTGGCGCGCCGATGAGTCCGGAGATCGCACGGCGGGTGGTGGAAACCTTCCGCCAACCGGCCGCAGAGGACACGGCGGACTCCGATCTTTCCTCACGCGAGACCGCGATCCTGGAGAAACTTTGCGAAGGCCTGGCCAACAAGGAAATCGCCGACCGGCTCGGCATCGCGGCGAACACCGTGCGTGTGCATCTCCGCAACATCTACGAGAAACTGCACGTGCGCTCCCGTACCGAAGCCGCGATGAAGTATCTCAAGATCCGTGGTCGGGGAGCGTGA